One region of Pirellulales bacterium genomic DNA includes:
- the kdpF gene encoding K(+)-transporting ATPase subunit F, which translates to MNPLYAAGAVISALLMIYLTIALLKPEWFS; encoded by the coding sequence ATGAATCCGCTGTACGCGGCCGGCGCGGTCATCTCCGCGCTGTTGATGATCTATCTGACGATTGCGCTTTTGAAGCCGGAGTGGTTCTCATGA